From Rutidosis leptorrhynchoides isolate AG116_Rl617_1_P2 chromosome 3, CSIRO_AGI_Rlap_v1, whole genome shotgun sequence, a single genomic window includes:
- the LOC139895872 gene encoding very-long-chain enoyl-CoA reductase-like — protein sequence MKVSVTTRSGRELINGGLVLDSSATVADLQEAIHQKTKKYYPSRQRLTLPVQPGSKDKPVVLQYKKSLKEYTNGNSDTITVVFKDLGPQVSYRTLFFFEYLGPLLLYPVFYYFPVYQFFGYKGERVIHPVQTYALYYWCFHYFKRIMETFFVHRFSHATSPLSNVFRNCAYYWTFGCYIAYYVNHPFCTPVSDLQMKIGLGFGAIMQVANLYCHIILRNLRSPSGNGGYQIPRGFLFNVVTCANYTTEIYQWLGFNIATQTVAGYIFLVVAASIMTNWALAKHRRLRRLFDGKEGRPKYPRRWVILPPFL from the exons ATGAAGGTGAGCGTTACTACTCGTAGCGGTAGAGAATTGATCAATGGCGGACTTGTTCTTGATAGCTCC GCCACTGTGGCTGATTTGCAGGAAGCTATTCATCAGAAAA CCAAGAAATACTATCCTTCAAGACAGCGCCTGACCCTGCCCGTGCAACCGGGTTCAAAGGATAAGCCTGTTGTTCTTCAATACAAGAAAAGTCTCAAAGAGTATACTAATGGAAATTCTGACACCATTACTGTCGTATTCAAGGACTTGGGCCCACAAGTTTCATACCGTACACTGTTCTTTTTCGAGTATTTGGGTCCGCTGCTGCTCTATCCCGTCTTCTATTACTTCCCAGTGTACCAATTTTTTGGCTACAAAGGAGAACGTGTTATTCATCCGGTTCAAACATATGCATTATACTACTGGTGTTTCCATTATTTCAAACGTATAATGGAGACCTTCTTTGTGCACCGTTTCAGTCACGCAACGTCACCATTATCAAATGTCTTTAGGAACTGTGCTTATTACTGGACTTTTGGATGTTATATCGCGTATTATGTTAATCATCCTTTTTGCACACCCGTGAGTGATCTCCAAATGAAAATTGGATTAGGATTTGGGGCGATTATGCAAGTTGCAAACTTGTATTGTCACATTATACTTAGAAATCTCCGAAGCCCAAGTGGAAATGGAGGATACCAAATACCGCGAGGGTTTTTGTTTAATGTTGTGACTTGTGCAAATTACACAACTGAGATTTATCAGTGGTTGGGGTTCAATATCGCGACACAGACCGTTGCAGGTTATATCTTTCTTGTGGTTGCTGCTTCGATCATGACTAATTGGGCCCTGGCTAAGCACCGACGTCTTAGAAGG CTCTTTGATGGAAAGGAAGGAAGGCCCAAGTATCCTCGCCGATGGGTGATATTGCCTCCATTTCTATAG